In a single window of the Bubalus kerabau isolate K-KA32 ecotype Philippines breed swamp buffalo chromosome 18, PCC_UOA_SB_1v2, whole genome shotgun sequence genome:
- the FBXO4 gene encoding F-box only protein 4 isoform X1 — MAGSDPGSRGSSPQPPHSDWGRLEAAFLSGWRNFWQSVGKERAAPRASAEEVYEEASSLTRLPIDVQLYILSFLSPHDLCQLGSTSRYWNETVRDPILWRYFLLRDLPSWSSVDWKSLPDLEILNKPISEVTNGAFFDYMAVYKMCCPHTRRSSKSSRPMYGAVTSFLHSLIIQNEPRFAMFGPGLEELNTSLVLSLMSSEELCPTAGLPQRQIDGIGSGVSFQLNNQHKFNILILYSTTRKERDRAREEHTSAVNKMFSVQNEGDDQQGSRYSVIPQIQKVCEVVDGFIYVANAEAHKGHEWQDEFSRIMAMTDPAFGSSGRPMLVLSCISQANVKRMPCFYLAHELRLNHLNHPWMVQDTEAETLTGFLNGIQWILEEVESKHAR, encoded by the exons ATGGCGGGAAGCGACCCTGGCAGCCGAGGGAGCTCTCCTCAGCCTCCTCACAGCGACTGGGGCCGCCTGGAGGCGGCCTTCCTCAGCGGCTGGAGGAACTTCTGGCAGTCGGTTGGCAAGGAGAGGGCGGCTCCTAGGGCCTCCGCAGAGGAGGTGTACGAGGAGGCCAGTTCTCTGACGCGGCTGCCG ATTGATGTACAGCTAtatattttgtcatttctttcaCCTCATGATCTATGTCAGTTGGGAAGTACAAGTCGTTATTGGAATGAAACTGTCCGAGATCCAATTCTGTGGAGATATTTTCTGTTGCGGGATCTTCCTTCTTGGTCTTCTGTTGACTGGAAGTCTCTTCCAGATCTAGAAATCTTAAACAAGCCTATATCTGAGGTCACCAATGGTGCATTTTTTGACTACATGGCAGT CTATAAAATGTGCTGTCCACATACAAGAAGATCCTCAAAATCTAGCCGTCCTATGTATGGAGCTGTCACCTCATTTTTACACTCATTGATCATTCAGAATGAACCACGATTTGCCATGTTTGGACCAGGTTTGGAAGAACTAAATACATCTTTGGTGTTGAGTTTGATGTCTTCTGAGGAACTTTGCCCGACAGCTGGTTTGCCTCAGAGGCAGATTGATG GCATTGGATCAGGAGTTAGTTTTCAGTTGAACAATCAACATAAATTCAACATCCTAATACTATATTCAACTACAAG AAAGGAAAGAGATAGAGCAAGAGAAGAACATACAAGTGCAGTTAACAAGATGTTCAGTGTACAAAATGAAGGGGACGATCAACAAGGGAGCCGGTACAGTGTAATTCCACAAATTCAGAAGGTGTGTGAAGTTGTTGATGGGTTCATCTATGTTGCAAATGCTGAAGCTCATAAAG GACATGAATGGCAAGATGAATTTTCTCGTATTATGGCAATGACTGATCCAGCTTTTGGATCTTCCGGGAGACCAATGCTGGTTTTATCTTGTATTTCTCAAGCTAACGTAAAAAGAATGCCCTGTTTTTATTTGGCCCATGAGCTGCGTCTGAATCATCTAAACCACCCATGGATG GTccaggacactgaggctgaaactttAACTGGTTTTTTGAATGGTATTCAGTGGATTCTTGAAGAAGTAGAATCTAAGCATGCAAGATGA
- the FBXO4 gene encoding F-box only protein 4 isoform X2: MGEVSAPEVEALREGRSDFWWELQAPLRTTLNWAISLPGSEGFFVCGGTGIDVQLYILSFLSPHDLCQLGSTSRYWNETVRDPILWRYFLLRDLPSWSSVDWKSLPDLEILNKPISEVTNGAFFDYMAVYKMCCPHTRRSSKSSRPMYGAVTSFLHSLIIQNEPRFAMFGPGLEELNTSLVLSLMSSEELCPTAGLPQRQIDGIGSGVSFQLNNQHKFNILILYSTTRKERDRAREEHTSAVNKMFSVQNEGDDQQGSRYSVIPQIQKVCEVVDGFIYVANAEAHKGHEWQDEFSRIMAMTDPAFGSSGRPMLVLSCISQANVKRMPCFYLAHELRLNHLNHPWMVQDTEAETLTGFLNGIQWILEEVESKHAR, encoded by the exons ATGGGTGAGGTCAGCGCGCCTGAGGTTGAGGCCTTAAGGGAGGGGCGCAGTGATTTCTGGTGGGAGCTTCAAGCTCCGCTGCGAACCACGCTCAATTGGGCCATCTCTCTCCCCGGCTCTGAAGGTTTCTTCGTCTGCGGTGGGACCGGG ATTGATGTACAGCTAtatattttgtcatttctttcaCCTCATGATCTATGTCAGTTGGGAAGTACAAGTCGTTATTGGAATGAAACTGTCCGAGATCCAATTCTGTGGAGATATTTTCTGTTGCGGGATCTTCCTTCTTGGTCTTCTGTTGACTGGAAGTCTCTTCCAGATCTAGAAATCTTAAACAAGCCTATATCTGAGGTCACCAATGGTGCATTTTTTGACTACATGGCAGT CTATAAAATGTGCTGTCCACATACAAGAAGATCCTCAAAATCTAGCCGTCCTATGTATGGAGCTGTCACCTCATTTTTACACTCATTGATCATTCAGAATGAACCACGATTTGCCATGTTTGGACCAGGTTTGGAAGAACTAAATACATCTTTGGTGTTGAGTTTGATGTCTTCTGAGGAACTTTGCCCGACAGCTGGTTTGCCTCAGAGGCAGATTGATG GCATTGGATCAGGAGTTAGTTTTCAGTTGAACAATCAACATAAATTCAACATCCTAATACTATATTCAACTACAAG AAAGGAAAGAGATAGAGCAAGAGAAGAACATACAAGTGCAGTTAACAAGATGTTCAGTGTACAAAATGAAGGGGACGATCAACAAGGGAGCCGGTACAGTGTAATTCCACAAATTCAGAAGGTGTGTGAAGTTGTTGATGGGTTCATCTATGTTGCAAATGCTGAAGCTCATAAAG GACATGAATGGCAAGATGAATTTTCTCGTATTATGGCAATGACTGATCCAGCTTTTGGATCTTCCGGGAGACCAATGCTGGTTTTATCTTGTATTTCTCAAGCTAACGTAAAAAGAATGCCCTGTTTTTATTTGGCCCATGAGCTGCGTCTGAATCATCTAAACCACCCATGGATG GTccaggacactgaggctgaaactttAACTGGTTTTTTGAATGGTATTCAGTGGATTCTTGAAGAAGTAGAATCTAAGCATGCAAGATGA